From the Piliocolobus tephrosceles isolate RC106 chromosome 14, ASM277652v3, whole genome shotgun sequence genome, the window CACCAAGCAGACCAGGAGTGACTGGTGCTGGGGTGGCCTTGGTTCCTGTCTGTCTGTCCCAGCACTGCTTGGGGTCTGGCTGGGGTCAAGGGCACCCCAACATCTGGGTGTTCTGTGTTCCAGGACAAGCACTCCTCAGAAGCCCGTGGCCCTGCTGACGAGAAACAGCCCACCCCCAGCCTGCGAGAGAGGCAGCCAGCCAGAGGCCAAGTATCTGCTGGCCACCCACCGACCAGGTCCGTAGTGAACAGAGACAGGCCTGCCAACTGACCGTGTGGCACGGGGCACAGCTGTTCCCCAAGTGCACACCTGAACACTTGGAGGAATAAAGTTCTCTTTTTAATTGTGGAGCCGGACACAGGCTGTTGTGGTTTTGTTGTCCTGAGATACTGGGCAGTGTACAGGGATCCCCTACCCGACTGGGGTCAGGCCACTGCCTGGTGGCTGAGCCACCCTAGTGCAGGCAGTTCGGGGACAGCCAGGGTGCTGGGGGCCCAGCACTGGGGTCCTCGAGGCCTCCTGTACCCTGGCTGCCCTCCCGGCAGAGAAGCAGGCTTTCGCCCATTTCACGGAAAGCACCTGTGGCTTTGTTCTTCATGCTGAGCCGGCACCCTCCCCAGATGGCTGCCAGCCCTCGCACCGCCCCGGCTGAGTTCCCTGGAACAGGTGACCGGGCTACCCAGACACGATGGCAGCCACCCCAACTTTCACTCTTCCTTTTGCATGTGCCTTTCTTGGCATAAGACCAGCCCCCATCTTCTCCGTGTGTCCCCTCACTCCCTTTCCTTCGTCTCTGTGGCAGCAGTGCCCCCAGGCCCTTGGCTGTCTGGGCTTCCCTCCCTCACTGGAACCACCGTGGGGCCTCAGCCCTGGGCGCCCGGCAGACAGGACGGTCCCATGGCCGGCCGCGCTCCTGAGCATGTGTTGCTGTGCCTGGTTCTCTAGTAACTAGTGCCTAGTCTCTTGGgggccactcttttttttttttttttttttttttttttctcctctctctttttttttgtggcggtttctcgctctgtcacccaggctggagtgcagtggccggatctcagctcactgcaagctccgcctcccgggtttacgccattctcctgcctcagcctcccgagtagctgggactacaggcgcccgccacctcgcccggctagttttttgtatttttttagtagagacggggtttcaccgtgttagccaggatggtctcgatctcctgacctcgtgatccgcccgtctcggcctcccaaagtgctgggattacaggcttgagccaccgcgcccggctcttggGGGCCACTCTGACCTGTGGGTTATTTAGTggtgtattatttaatttccaaatatttagggATTTTCCAGATAACTTACTGATTTTTAGCTTCCGATATGGTTAGAGAACATGGTATGTGTGTTAATTCCTAAGGACATACACCACAGCGAAATCACTGGGGTCCCTCGTTTTACAAGCTGGGGAAACACTGGGTCATGAGGGCCTGGCGCCAGCTCGGGCCTACCCCTAGCAGGGCCCAGGACGGCGTTCCTGCCTGCACACTTGCTCATGCTGCTGGTGAggggcccagcctggagtgtggcaTTCTCAAGAGCCCCAGAGGACCCCGAACTCCACCCCTCAATGCGTGATGTCAGGCCTGAGGGCCGGGGGCTGGAAACGGGTAGGCGAGCTCCGCACCAGCTTCCTGGCCTTCCACCCTGGCGGCCCCTTCTCGAAGCTGTTGGCTGGCAACTCGGTTCAACGAGCTTTACAGGGTGAGGCGGGGCCTGGGGGTTCCCAAGCCTGCAGGGATGAGGCTCCAGCAGCCCACACACTGAAGTGCACAGTTCAGGGCAGACTCTGCTGCCCGTTGTCCATGGATGGAGGGCGAGCCGTGCCCTGCCATCACCGGTGCTTCTGAAGCTGGTTTGGGGGACCCTGGGAGTGGCGTCAGTCCTCACGTGCATCCTGGAGAAGAGCAGGGATGCCTCGTGACGAGGATAATGATATCGAGCGACACTTCTGAAAGGGACGCTTCTCCCCCGTGTGCAGTTGGGTGGTGGCCGGTGCCATGGCCCCTGGCAGGCTGCAgtggcctcctgggctccatAAGGTGGGCTGCAGCCCTTTGGTGACCAAGGTGTGTGCTGGCCATGCTGTGTGGCTGTGTGCCCCCCTGCACATGCCCTGCCCCGCTGTCCCGAGATGCTGGCAAGGGCAAGGGTGTCCGCACAGGGCAGAGCATGCCCTCCTGAAGAAGCCTCCAGAAACCTATGACCAGGTCAAAGCGGCTGGGTGCGGTCTGGCCTCATCCAGCCTCCTGGGGGGTCTCTGCTGTCTCTTCTACTTGCCAGGTGCCAGGGCTGGGCCTCTGGGGCATTCTCAGGACCCCCGGCCCCCGGCCAGGCTGGGAGGGCTGACAGCAGCTTTCCTTTGGAAGGCAGAGGACTTCCACTTCCGTCTGCCTCTCGGGGCCTCCTGGGCTGGGCGAATCAGAAGGCAGGCCACCAGGGACTGTTCCCCTGTGGGAGGACTGGCGGGACTGTGGAGTTAAGCAGAAGCCATCAGGAAGTGCACAGGCGTCTGGCGcgctcctccctccctgcagccccgGGCAGCATCTCCCCGAGGCTCCGCGTCCCTGGCTCCTGGTGCGTCTGCAGTGCAGGTGGCTCCTGGAAGACCCTCAGGTGGGTGGGTCTGGTACTTTTCTGAAAAGTGACCAAGAAGGTCGGCGCCGGCTTAGTTCCGGATCCTGGAGCTAATCCACCTAGAGCAGCATGAGGCTTCCCACAGGCAGCCAGGCAGCCTCCGCCGTGCGGCCCCATCCCTTTCATGGCCACTGGGCGGAGACATGTTTCTTTCAGTGGTATTACGGTGGCAGGTGGGACCCTGCATTTCAGGTTGGGGAGGCAGGAAAGGGGCCCAGTGTTCCCAGGACTGTCCATTGTGGGGCTGGTGTTTCTATACAGCCCCTTGTCTGTCAAAACTGTCCTGAATGGGGTGACAAAGTACAGTGGGAAGTTGAGAAATTCTTCAAAAGACCAAGTCTGGGGCAACTGTGTCTCCAGGAGTAGTGACCCAGCTCCTTTAGGCTGGAAACCAGCATTTCCCAGCAGGGCTGGAGGCTGAGGACCGGGGACCTGCGTGGGAGGCGGGACCATGTGGCTGTTCCCAGCCTTGCCCCAGTCCCAGTCCCAGAGGGAGTGGCTTTCAGCGGCTGAGGCTTCCACCGCGCTGACAGAAAGGGACAGCAGTGGCTGGTCCCAACATGGGTAGTTGTTTCAGCCAGTGGGATGGGGGTCGGGCCTCATCTGGGGCAGGAGAAGAGTCCAGAGATTCACTGGTGCCCAGCACCTAAGAACCTGGAGAAAACAGCACAGCAGCACTCCTGGCCagcccagccagggcaacacCGACAGCCCCTCCCAGGGTTGCGGGGCCGGCGGGGAGTGACAGACACACGCTTCTGTGGGAAGCTCTTCCCGGCCAGTGCAGCGACGCTGACAGCTGCGGCAGGGCTGGGTGGCCACTCTTGCATCACCAACAACCGGCCGTGGAGGAGGGAGGGCACAGCCCGGGATGTGAGCAGGCGTCGGTCAGGGGAATGAGGAAGTTCCACTAGAACCGGCTCCCGCAGCTGCTGCCCTAGTGGGAGGGTCATTGGCCAACCTGCTTTCACCCAGCTTGGGCTGGCCGTAGTGCCAGGCAGGTGCCCACAGCTCCTCCACCCATGGAGGTGGCTGCCCTTGTAGGCTCCAGGGCGTGGTGGGAgtgtccaggaggcagaggccagaagCGGGTCATACTGTGAAGGCAGTTCCTCTCTCAGACCCCATCTGTGTCTCCCCTGCTGCATATCTGGGTGACACGGATGGCCAAGGGGCAGGAACAGGAGCTGGGAAAGGCTGTGGAGGGGCCCTCGGCTGGTCTGGTGGGGAGCGGGTCTCTGTGTCTCTGCCGCCTCCCTGGGGGATCCAGCGTGGGGATGGGACATGGAGCTGGGCACCTCTTCCTGGATGCCCCTGGGCTGACCCCCTCGACAGCCCTGACAAGAGCCCTGGCCCAGCGTCTAAGAAGGAGCAGGAGCTGGGCATGGGTGGGGGCAGGAGCCGGCGTTGCTCTCAGCGGCTGCCCCACACTCCCCAGCCTGCCTGCTGAGGCCATGTCGGACTACGAGAACGATGATGAGTGCTGGAGCATCCTGGAGGGCTTCCGGGTGATGCTCACCTCGGTCATCGACCCCTCGCGCATCACGCCCTACCTGCGGCAGTGCAAGGTCCTGAACCCCGATGATGAGGAGCAGGTGCTCAGTGACCCCAACTTGGTCATCCGCAAACGGAAAGTGGGTCAGTGCTGCCCTGCAGGCCCCAGGCCCCAAACCCAACCAAGGAGCCCGCTTGGAGGTGGCTGCACGCTCTGCCACCCTGATCCTCGACCCCAGGAGAGCCCCGCCTGGCTTTGCCCCTGGCCTCCCAGTGAGGCCCAACCTCAACCCTGGCACATGGCCACAATGTCCCCCCGCCTCTCCTGCCAGCTCGGTGCTGCCAAGAGGGGCAGTGTGGTTCCCACCACAGCGGGGGCTCCTGAGACAGCCAAGGGACAGGTGGGCAGCACTTTGTCCCCAGCCTAGTACCAAGACCCACAGGGTGCCTCATCCAGGACCCAGACCACAGCACACCTCATCTGCATCCCAGCCTCCATCTGTCCCTGCCCCCAGggcccacccaccccagccctctGCCTCGCCTGTGCCCCACCCCCAGTTAGGCCCCTCTGGCCTGCAGGCGTGCTCCTGGACATCCTACAGCGGACCGGCCACAAGGGCTACGTGGCCTTCCTCGAGAGCCTGGAGCTCTACTACCCACAGCTGTACAAGAAGGTCACGGGCAAGGAGCCGGCCCGTGTCTTCTCCATGATCATCGGTGAGTGAcgggggaggtggtggtgggggcgGGCAATGGTGCTGGGTCCTCTGCCCAGCCCCCATCCCTAGGAGCCCTGAGCTCCTGCCACAGCGCAGGGCGTGATGGAGCTGGGCCACCGGGGAACACAGGCACCGTCTAACGCTGGCCCGGCCCACAGACGCGTCCGGGGAGTCAGGCCTGACTCAGCTGCTGATGACCGAGGTCATGAAGCTGCAGAAGAAGGTGCAGGACCTGACCACGCTGCTGAGCTCCAAGGATGACTTCATCAAGGAGCTGCGGGTGAAGGACAGCCTGCTGCGCAAGCACCAGGAGCGGGTGCAGAGGCTCAAGGAGGAGTGCGAGGCCAGCAGCCGTGAGCTCAAGCGCTGCAAGGAGGAGAACTACGACCTGGCCATGCGCCTGGCGCGCCAGAGCGAGGAGAAGGGCGGCGCGCTCATGCGGAACCGTGACCTGCAGCTGGAGGTGCGCCCACTGCCACCGGGGAACCAGGCCCCTCTCGCCTGGCCTGGCGGGGTCTGCAGGCCAGGGCGGTCGGGGGTGGCCCTGTGGGTCTGTTGTCACCGCCTGGAGGGGACAGCCGGGCTCAGCGGACCTTCCACAGATTGACCGGCTCAAGCACAGCCTCATGAAGGCCGAGGATGACTGCAAGGTGGAGCGCAAGCACACGCTGAAGCTCAGGCACGCCATGGAGCAGAGGCCCAGCCAGGAGCTGCTGTGGGAGCTGCAGCAGGAGAAGGCCCTGCTCCAGGCCCGGGTGCAGGAGCTGGAAGCCTCCGTCCAGGTGGGGCCGCAGGCAGGGCAGGTGCAGCCAGGAGCTGCTGTGGGAGCTGCAGCAGGAGAAGGCCCTACTCCAGGCCCGGGTGCAGGAGCTGGAGGCCTTCGTCCAGGTGGGGCCGCAGGCAGGGCGGGTGCAGCCCAGGCAGGACAGCGGGGGCCTTTCCAGCCAGGCCATTGCCTTTTGCCCCCTTCAGGAGGGGAAGCTGGACAGGAGCAGCCCCTACATCCAGGTACTGGAGGAGGACTGGCGGCAGGCGCTGCGGGACCACCAGGAGCAGGCCAACACCATCTTCTCCCTGCGCAAGGACCTCCGCCAGGGCGAGGCCCGACGCCTCCGGGTAGGAGGGCAGGCAGGGCGACGCGGCTCCTGGGGGCCAAGCCACACTGGGTGGGCTGAGCTCCGCCCACTCCGTGCCtggaaggtggggcctggggACTCCTATGGCCTCCCCCCACATCCCAACTGGCCTGACCACATGCTCCTGAGCCCCTGCCCCAAGTACACCCCAAGGGCCAGAATGGGGGGCCTCAGGCCTGTGGGGGCTGAGCTGCCGCCCCCTGCAGTGCATGGAGGAGAAGGAGATGTTCGAGCTGCAGTGCCTGGCCCTGCGTAAAGACTCCAAGATGTACAAGGACCGCATTGAGGCCATCCTGCTGCAGATGGAGGAGGTCGCCATTGAAAGGGACCAGGTGGGCGTCTCACGGGGCGGGACAAAGCACCCCACTCGTGGGTGGGTGCACAGGGCCACACTCCTTGAGGGCAGTTGTCACGGagtttttaatctttgttatttgtttttgagatggggtcttgcaatGTCACCCAGGGTggcctcaaactactggcctcaagcaatcctccggccccagcctcccagagcgctggagTTGCAGgctgagctgccacacctggcctgttttttaaatgacagaagtaatacttaacattaaaaaaaagtaaacaatgatGAAGTCAATActtccccaccccagcctgctCTCAGGGAAAACCGTGTTCAACCTTCCGGCTCCACCTTACctgtcatccatccatctatctatctatctatctatctatctatctatctatctatctatctatttatctatctatcaatcatctatctatctatcatctatcacctatctatctatatatctttttgattttattttacaaaaatgaaaacattctgtCTTGTTTTACCAGTAGctttttttaatcttgaaaaaaaacttggctggacgcggtggctcttgcctataatcccagcactttgggaggctgaggcgggcagatcacttgagcccaggagttccagagcagcctgggcaacatggtgagatcccaactccataaaaaatacaaaaaaattggccgggcgtggtggctcacgctggtaatcccagcactctagaagggcaaggcaggtggaacacttgaggtcaggagatcaagaccagcctggccagtacggtaaaaccccgtctctactaaaaatataaaaattagccgggtgtagtggcgggtgcctgtagtcccagctactcaggaggctgaggcaggagaattgcttgaacccaggaggcagaggttgcagtgagctgagatcatgctactgcactccagcctgggtgacaaagcaagactgcgtctcaaaaaaaaaaaaaaaattggcatggtggtgcatgcctgtggtcccagctatttaggaggctgaggctgcagcaagtcaccattgcgctactgcactccagcctgggccacgggaGTGAGGCCTGCAAGGCCTCGAGTGCTGCATGCTGTGAGCCGGATGGAGCGTCGCGGGGCAGGGCTATGTCTGCTTCCTATGCCCCATCCCGAGTCCCATCCTGGAGGTTGTTTCCAATGGACACCACTGCTGCTTCGGCGAAATTCTGGACGGCAGTTTATCCACATCAGGAGCCTTAAAACGAAACCCCTGGGGCCATAAAGGAAGCCCTGGCCACCATGAGAGCAGCACAGGCTCAGAGCTCCTGTCGCGGCCCCACCGCAGCCTCACTCGCGCCTGGCCCACCCCAAGATGGGGAAAAAAGGGCAGATCCAGTCGTGCCCCCGTGGGGGTTGGTGTGGCTCCCAGGGCGAGGGTTCCCAGGGGCTGTGCGGGAGCACGTTGGCCAGGGATTAGGGAAGCTGCCAGCCGTTGCTCCAGTCCAGGCAGCAGGAGTTAGGTGAGGGCCTCCCAGCCTCGGCTGCAGGGGTGGTCAGGCTGTCATGTTTGCACGTTCGCTCCTGTACCTACCTCAGCATCCGCAGTGGGGACAGGGGTGGTAAACAGTGCTGCGCTCATGAAGGAGTTTTAGCTATGGACAGTCAGGGTCTCCGTATCAAGCCGCATCCAAAATTTATCAAATGTGCACGTGTGTGGAAGGGGGAGCGGTGCACAGCACACGCTGTGTCCACCGGGGGTGCAGGCTTGGGAGGAGACAGAAGGGTAGCAGGGACAACTGTCACCTTTACAATCCCTCAAATGCTGACTTCATGTCCACAGAGCACACAAAGGGAGGGGCTGCGGCCAGCCTCCACACCCAGCGGCTTGATGTCCTCTGGGGCCTCTGCTCGGAGCTGGGCAGCCAGGCTGAGGGCCCAGGGCGAGCTTGGGGGCCTCACTGAGGGTTGGCCTTGCACTGTCCCGTCAGGCCATCGCCACACGGGAGGAGCTGCACCTGCAGCACGCCCGGGGCCTGCAGGAGAAGGACGCGCTGCGCAAGCAGGTGCGGGAGCTGGGTGAGAAGGCAGATGAGCTGCAGCTGCAGGTGTTCCAGCGTGAGGCGCAGCTACTGGCCGTGGAGGGCAGGCTCAGACGGCAGCAGCTGGAGACGCTTGTTCTGgtgggcctggggcctggggcagggaggggagccgGCGGGTGGGATGCAGGGCCGGGGGAACATGGGCCTTCCTGACCCAACCCTCCTCTGTGACGGGTCCCCACCTAACCGAACCCCTCCTCACAGTGGGGTGAGGGCACAGGGGCAGCTCAGGGCCCCAGCAAGAAATGGTGCTGCAGGGccagggtgggggctgggccTGGCCATCAGGCAGCCTAGCACGTTGTTCTGGGCATGGAGGGGGCCTGGTGTGGCTAAGGGCATGCCCAGGGCTCCCTGGAGGATCCCGCTCTGTGCCCTGCTCACCCTGTGCCTGGGGAGCCCTCTGCCCCCACAGCCCACCCACCCCATTTTCTATGACCACAGAGCTCCGACCTGGAGGATAGCTCACCCAGGAGCTCCCAGGAGGTGAGTGAGACCCCAGCCGGCACAAGGCTGGCCTTCCTTCACCTGGGGTCCTGGCTGAGGCGCCACCAGGCACAGCCCCACACTGCCCATCACGTGGCCCTGCTCAGTGGGCTGGGCTCGGTGGAGGAAGAGCAGGTAGCCAAATGCTAAGGCCTCCGATGGCTCAAGGGGTAAGGCAAGGCATGGTCAGTGCTCAGCTCCTGCATCCTCATGGCGGGACCTTCCTGGCTGGGGACCCCCACGTCCGTCTGCTGAGCACCCGAGTCTCTGAGAAGCTCTGTGCAGGGGGTGACGGCAACGGCCGCACCCAGCTGAGGGCCAAGGGCTGGGGTGGGCAGTGTGGCCGGGTCCAGTCCTTGGCGGAGTGACCTAATGGGATATCTTGCCTCTCTTCGGAAGCTCTCGCTCCCCCAGGACCTGGAGGACACCCAGCTCTCTGACAAAGGTGAGGTGGGGACGGCAGCGCACCCGGAGGCCTCCCGGCTGCCCCAAGCGAGGCCCACCTTCAGCACAGGCAGCCCGTGCCGCGATGCCTGTCTCAGCCCCCACAACCCCCACTCCACAGACGGACACTAGGGCTGGGGATAAGTAAAATGGCCAAGGTCACCCAGAGAACAAACTACAGAGCCCAGTGGAACCCGGGCCCCAGCTGATGGGACAAGTATTCCCTGGGGTGGAGAGTGTGGGGCCCCTCTGGCAGCCCCCCAGGGTGCAGAGGTGAGCAGGCCCACTGTCCCGGCTGCTCCAAGCTTCCTCCTGGGCAGAGGGAGGTGGTAATGAGCAAATGCCCAGGGGCACAAAGCTAGAAAGTGGGACGAGATGGGGCCCCACGTGGCTTGAGGGACAGAGCCGAATGCAGGGGTGGCCAAGGGTCTGCTGTGTCCTGGTGCAGTGGGGGTAAGGCAGTGGTGGGGGCTTCTAGCAGGCAGGGCAGGCCCCCTGTGCCTCTCTGGGGGAAGAACGGGGGTGGCTGGCTGGGAGCAGCCCCCGAGTGCCCAGGAGCGGGTAGTGGCGATGGGGTAGGTGTTTGCTCTGAAGGTGGTGTCagatgggagtggggagggcCCAGCAGAGGGGCCCTGGGAGGCTGCATGGGAGTTGGACGAGCTTCCCGAGCACCAGTCTGTGGCCTCCAAGCAGAGGCGGAAGGGGAAGGAGCCGCCGCAGATGGGGAAGTGAAGACCATCACCTTTGGCCGCAGCCCagaacacttgaacctggggacgCCAAGCCCCCATGTAGGCACAGAGGCGagcagacccaggagtccagctCAGGCACTGCCCCCATCTCCCTGGGTGGCTGTGGCAGGAGTGGGGGCAGGCATGAAGGTCCGAGGGCGAGCAGGGGAGGGGCTGGCTCTAAGGAGGGGCTGCCAATGGCCAGGACAGCCCcggcctgcccctccccacagcaGGGCTGAGACTGGACATGCATGGTTTCTGCCCAAGGGTCCTGACCCCTGGTCTGCCCAGGTCCTGGCGGGTTCTGAGGGGGTCTAGCCACCTGAAGGTTCTCTCCCAATTGTGCAgtacccctgcccctgcctcaggAGGACGCAGACAGCCACTGTAGCTGTTCCCAACTCTCTCCCCAGGGCTGCCATGCCCACAGATGCTTTGGAGTGAGGGGGGACAGTGCTGCTCAGGCCAGGGTTTAAGCTCCCCTGAGGTCTGGGAGGCCTTCCTGCCTGGGGGGCAGCCAGCTTGGGGGAGGGATGGTCACTGGCAGGAGCGTTGGGCCTGGGCTGGCATCTGGCAGCATCCTGGAGTAATGAATGGGCAAGCGAGGCCATAAGGCCTCAGTCTCATCTACAGAAGGCAGAGTCTATACTAGACCCATGTGGAGATCCCACCAGGCCCACAGGGTGTCCGCAATGCCGGGGAGGGGTGGGGCACCCTTGCTGTACGTGGCCCCGCAGGTGGGCAGGACCCACAGGCACGACTCGCCTTTCCAGGATGCCTGGCCGGTGGGGGGAGCCCGGAACAGCCCTTTGCAGCTCTGCACCAGGAACAGCGTTCGCGGACCCCCCATGTAAGGCTTCCTCAGGGTGGGGTCCCCCCAGCTGTGGGCCTCAGGGTGACCGATCACAGGGAGGGTGGCTCCTCGCCCTAGACACCCCCTGCAGTGGCCCCGACGACGGCCGAGGGGCGACCACAAGGTCTCTGCCCTCAGTGCTTGGGGTGCCGCGTCTGGGACATGAAGTGGATCCCCCTCCTTTCTTGGGTACTGCAGCAGCTTCGGGGGGCTTGGAGGTGGACATGCCTGGTCCTGGTTTCTTTGAGGCCTTTACAGTGCATGCGGCGTCAACCCTGAGTAGGTGAACACAGGAGTCCTGAGAGGAAGGACTACCTCGGGCTTTGTTGTAGAAACAATGGCCTGGAACCCAGGCCGGAGCGTGGCTTGGCCTCCTGCCTGTGTCTTGGCATCTGAAATGCAGGCTACCCACACCGGCTCACTCCCCGGGTACAGGCAGGTCCCGCAGCGCGGCCAGCTTGGCGCTGAGCTGAGGCTGTCTGAGCTCCTCGCCTCCCCACCAGTCTGCAGTTACCGGGGGCCAGTGGGGGTGCGCGTGAGAAAGGCGGGTTCCCTCAGGGGAGCCGGCCGGAGCCCAAGCCTTCCCCCTTCTCCAGGACGCAGGCCTGAGCAGCGGGGAGCCGCCTGAGAAGGAGCGGCGGCGCCTCAAGGAGAGTTTTGAGAACTACCGCAGGTAGGCGGGCGGCCCCCAGGCTTCTCCAAAACGGGCTGGGGAGCAGCAGCCGGGTCTGCGCCTGAGACACCTGTGTCTTCGCAGGAAGCGCGCCCTCAGGAAGATGCAGAAAGGCTGGCGGCAGGGGGAGGCTGACCAGGGGAACACCACCGGCAGCGACAACACCGACACTGAGGGCTCCTAGCCGCGGCAGCGCAGGCCCCGTCCAGGGCACACCCACCGGCCCGGCCTCCCGCCACCTGGGGGTGCCGACGCCCTGGGGCGCAGACTTCCCCGAGCCGTCGCTGGCTTAGCCTGGAACGAGGAATCTGGTGCTCTGAAAGGCCGAGCCGGGCAGCCTGGCGTTGGGGGCTGTTTGTTAAGCGGCACTCAGCTTGAGGAGGCCATGCGGGTGCTCGCCACCCCCATGCACACGCCATCTGTGTAACTTCAGGGTCTGTTCTATTTCACCATGTAACACACAATACATGCATGCATTGTAGAAGTGTAAGAAAACACGGCAgcttaaataaacaaacagcatGGGTGACTCGCATTTCCGCTCGGACACTCGCGCGCAGCCCCGCGGCCGTCCCTCCTCGCTGCGGGCCCTCTGTGTCCTCGGGCAGCGAGCTGCACGTGGACGCAGGGCCCCATCAGGCCGCCAGGGGGCGGCAGAGCGCAGCGCGACCCCAACCCGGAGAACGGAAGCCCGGGAAGGCCGCTTCCGCCTGATGCCCACTTCCAACATGGCGGCGGGGCGGGGCCAGGGCAGAGCTGACGGAGCTGGCGAGCGGGATGCTGCGGGCGGCGCTGGGCGGCGCGCCGAGGCTGCTGAGCCGCGTGCAGCCCCGGGGGCCCTGCCTGAGGCGGCTGTGGGGCCGCGGGGCCCGTCCAGAGGTCGCAGGGAGGCGGCGCGCCTGGGCCTGGAGCTGGCGGCGCTCAAGCTCCGAGCCGGGGCCAGGGCCCGCGGCGGCTCTGGGGCGCGTGGAGGCTGCGCACTACCAGCTCGTCTACACCTGCAAGGTGGGCACGCGGCGGGACGGAATCGGGGACAGACCCGCGCCTGGCGCTACGCAGCCTCCGGGGAGAGGCGGCCCGCCAGGGCCTTCCTGCAGGGGGCGGGGTCAAGTCAGAGGAAGGGGTGGAGCCAATATGGGGCGAGGTGGCTGTAGGGCCTTCTGGGAAGGAGGGGAGGCCGACCATGAGGAGGGGTGGAGCCGTTGCTGGGGCGGGGCCTTCCCGGGAGAGGGCGCGGTTGGGGGTGGTGGGTGGAGCTATTCCTCGGGGGCGGGGCCTTCCCTGGAGAGGGCGCGGTTGGGGGTGGGTCTTCCCGGGAGGGGCGTGGCGGCACTCACGGCCTCACCAGCCGCCCTGTCCCCGACAGGTCTGCGGGACTAGGTCCTCCAAGCGCATCTCCAAGCTGGCCTATCACCAAGGCGTGGTCATTGTGACCTGCCCCGGCTGCCAGAACCACCACATCATCGCAGACAACCTGGGTTGGTTCTCGGACCTGAATGGGAAGAGGTGAGGCCTGTACCCCAGGGCTGGGCCAGGAGTCCACCCAGAAGGACCCTGGCCTCCCTGGGGGAACCGTGCCCTAGTGTGGAGGTTTATAAATCTCACCTGGGCAATCCAGCCACCTTATCAATACAAGACACACAGTTAAATTAGAATTTCCTATAAACCCCAGATAGCTGTTTAGTTTAAGTATTCCTGAAGTAGGGGTTGCGTTTTCATTTACTAAATCTTGCCAGCCCTGtggccctgcctccctgcctctgcctgccctcTGCCCTCACTGCCAGTCTTGTCCCTCTCTGGCATGGTACTTTTTTGCCCTCTGCCATCTCGGAGTGGCTGGCCCACAGCAAAGTTTGGAGTGTGGGCCAGGCGGTGTGGCCTGGGCCCTGGCTGCTGGGAGAGCAGTGGAGGTGGTGTTGGGAGCCTGGTCCGGGCCTTGCCTGGCCGGAGGGTCCTGGGCAGGACAGTAACAGTGACAGCAGGTCTGAGACCAGCATGCTGGGCACTTGGTGGTACCTGGCCCT encodes:
- the CARD9 gene encoding caspase recruitment domain-containing protein 9 isoform X2 yields the protein MAKGQEQELGKAVEGPSAGLVGSGSLCLCRLPGGSSVGMGHGAGHLFLDAPGLTPSTALTRALAQRLRRSRSWAWVGAGAGVALSGCPTLPSLPAEAMSDYENDDECWSILEGFRVMLTSVIDPSRITPYLRQCKVLNPDDEEQVLSDPNLVIRKRKVGVLLDILQRTGHKGYVAFLESLELYYPQLYKKVTGKEPARVFSMIIDASGESGLTQLLMTEVMKLQKKVQDLTTLLSSKDDFIKELRVKDSLLRKHQERVQRLKEECEASSRELKRCKEENYDLAMRLARQSEEKGGALMRNRDLQLEIDRLKHSLMKAEDDCKVERKHTLKLRHAMEQRPSQELLWELQQEKALLQARVQELEAFVQEGKLDRSSPYIQVLEEDWRQALRDHQEQANTIFSLRKDLRQGEARRLRCMEEKEMFELQCLALRKDSKMYKDRIEAILLQMEEVAIERDQAIATREELHLQHARGLQEKDALRKQVRELGEKADELQLQVFQREAQLLAVEGRLRRQQLETLVLSSDLEDSSPRSSQELSLPQDLEDTQLSDKGCLAGGGSPEQPFAALHQEQRSRTPHDAGLSSGEPPEKERRRLKESFENYRRKRALRKMQKGWRQGEADQGNTTGSDNTDTEGS
- the CARD9 gene encoding caspase recruitment domain-containing protein 9 isoform X3; translated protein: MAKGQEQELGKAVEGPSAGLVGSGSLCLCRLPGGSSVGMGHGAGHLFLDAPGLTPSTALTRALAQRLRRSRSWAWVGAGAGVALSGCPTLPSLPAEAMSDYENDDECWSILEGFRVMLTSVIDPSRITPYLRQCKVLNPDDEEQVLSDPNLVIRKRKVGVLLDILQRTGHKGYVAFLESLELYYPQLYKKVTGKEPARVFSMIIDASGESGLTQLLMTEVMKLQKKVQDLTTLLSSKDDFIKELRVKDSLLRKHQERVQRLKEECEASSRELKRCKEENYDLAMRLARQSEEKGGALMRNRDLQLEIDRLKHSLMKAEDDCKVERKHTLKLRHAMEQRPSQELLWELQQEKALLQARVQELEASVQEGKLDRSSPYIQVLEEDWRQALRDHQEQANTIFSLRKDLRQGEARRLRCMEEKEMFELQCLALRKDSKMYKDRIEAILLQMEEVAIERDQAIATREELHLQHARGLQEKDALRKQVRELGEKADELQLQVFQREAQLLAVEGRLRRQQLETLVLLSLPQDLEDTQLSDKGCLAGGGSPEQPFAALHQEQRSRTPHDAGLSSGEPPEKERRRLKESFENYRRKRALRKMQKGWRQGEADQGNTTGSDNTDTEGS
- the CARD9 gene encoding caspase recruitment domain-containing protein 9 isoform X1; translation: MAKGQEQELGKAVEGPSAGLVGSGSLCLCRLPGGSSVGMGHGAGHLFLDAPGLTPSTALTRALAQRLRRSRSWAWVGAGAGVALSGCPTLPSLPAEAMSDYENDDECWSILEGFRVMLTSVIDPSRITPYLRQCKVLNPDDEEQVLSDPNLVIRKRKVGVLLDILQRTGHKGYVAFLESLELYYPQLYKKVTGKEPARVFSMIIDASGESGLTQLLMTEVMKLQKKVQDLTTLLSSKDDFIKELRVKDSLLRKHQERVQRLKEECEASSRELKRCKEENYDLAMRLARQSEEKGGALMRNRDLQLEIDRLKHSLMKAEDDCKVERKHTLKLRHAMEQRPSQELLWELQQEKALLQARVQELEASVQEGKLDRSSPYIQVLEEDWRQALRDHQEQANTIFSLRKDLRQGEARRLRCMEEKEMFELQCLALRKDSKMYKDRIEAILLQMEEVAIERDQAIATREELHLQHARGLQEKDALRKQVRELGEKADELQLQVFQREAQLLAVEGRLRRQQLETLVLSSDLEDSSPRSSQELSLPQDLEDTQLSDKGCLAGGGSPEQPFAALHQEQRSRTPHDAGLSSGEPPEKERRRLKESFENYRRKRALRKMQKGWRQGEADQGNTTGSDNTDTEGS